TCAGGCTGGGAATGTCGCTGTTGAACTGCACCTCGCCCGCCAGCATGGCCGTGAAGACCTGCCCGCCGCCACGATAGGGGACATGCACGGCCTGGGCGCCGATGCGCTGCAGGAAGCTGGCGGAAGCGAGATGGCCGCTGGAGCCGACGCCGCTGCTGCCATAGGAGAACTTGTTGGGGTTCGCCTTCAGCTGCGCGATCCAGTCCGCCGTGTCGCGCACCTTCAGGCCATTGGTGGTGACGCTATGGCAGATCGGGATGAAGTTCGTCGGCGCGACGGCCGTCAGATCCTTCACGGGATCATAGGGCAGCTTGCTGTAGAGCCCCGCCGCGATACCCGTGGAGGACAGCGTCGCCAGCACGAAGTTGTAGCCATCCGGCGCGGACTTCGCGACGAAGTCGGTGCCCAGCGTGCTGCCGGCGCCCGGGCGGTTCTCCACCACGATGGTCTGGCCCAGGATCTCCGACAGCTTCGGCGTCAGCAGGCGCATCGTGACATCGGTGCCGCCGCCGGGGCCGAAGGGCACGATGATGCGGATCGGCCGGTTCGGCCAGTTGCCGGTCTGCGCGCGCAGCACGGTCGGCATCATCAGCGTGGCGGCGGTCAGGCCCATCAGCCCCCGGCGCGAGGTGGCCGCCAGGCGGCGGTCGGCGAAGATCTTGGTCATGTGCTTCCGTTCCAACTCAGTCGCGGTGCGTCAGGCGTTTCCGCCGGCTCTGGCGGCCGGCCGTGACATTCAGAAGGAGCCGCCATTCACCGGCAGGATCTGTCCGCTGATGAACTTGGCGAGGTCGGAGGCGAAGAACATCGTCGCATCGGCGATGTCCTGCGCCTCCCCAAGGCGGCCGAGGGCGATGCCGGAGAGGGTCGCGCTGCGGCGCTCCTCGCTCATGCTGTCCCAGC
This genomic window from Roseomonas marmotae contains:
- a CDS encoding Bug family tripartite tricarboxylate transporter substrate binding protein, whose protein sequence is MTKIFADRRLAATSRRGLMGLTAATLMMPTVLRAQTGNWPNRPIRIIVPFGPGGGTDVTMRLLTPKLSEILGQTIVVENRPGAGSTLGTDFVAKSAPDGYNFVLATLSSTGIAAGLYSKLPYDPVKDLTAVAPTNFIPICHSVTTNGLKVRDTADWIAQLKANPNKFSYGSSGVGSSGHLASASFLQRIGAQAVHVPYRGGGQVFTAMLAGEVQFNSDIPSLMLPYHKEGQVKTLFVATDERSNLMPDVPTAAEVGLPGFKAYSWYGIFGPAGLPRDIVERMNAAINEALGDATVQQRLSEMGTPAMRDYTPERFAEYVKNEVDVWVPIVKASGATAD